A segment of the Lolium perenne isolate Kyuss_39 chromosome 3, Kyuss_2.0, whole genome shotgun sequence genome:
GAGCGCGAGTCGGCTCCATCAGTAAGCATCACGCGCGACAGGATGGGGAGGAGCGTCTCACGCTGTCTGGCAGCCGTCGCCGAGAGACGCGCAACCAGAGTCGAGTCAAGCCCCGCATCCAAGACGTGTCGAACTGTCGCGGATGGGTACGAACAGTGGGAGAACAGCTCCGGCATGGCAGACTCGAGGGTGCCCAGAGGGAGCCAGTGGTCGCGCCAGAACGAGGTCCGTTTGCCATCCCTGACAGCCACGCGTGAGATGGCGCGGTACAGGGGGAGCAGGCGGAGCAGGGATGTCCAGTGCGTGCCGGAGAGCGACGTGGAGCGGGCAGCGTCATCAAGCGGCAGCCCATCAAGGCTGCGCCAGACCCAGCGGGGCCAGGATTCTTCCGGAGCGCAGTGGAGATGGTGGAGCAACTTGGTGAGCAGGCAGGCATTTTGGGCAGGCAAGGAGCGGACGCCAAGGCCACCTTCTTCCTTCGAACGGCACACCCATTCCCAGGCCACGAGGCACTTGGCCCCGGTGACACGGTCTGTGGCAGCCCAGAGGAAGGCACGACGAAGCCTGTCCAGGGCCGTAGTGACCCCAGGCGGGAGCTCCAGGGCACCCATGGCAAAGGTGGGGAGCGCGTCCAGCACAGCGTTGAGCAGGACGATGCGCCCTCCTGGCGACAAGAGGAGCGCCCGCCACCCGGACAGGTACTTGTCAACCTTTGCAATGAGCGGCAAGAAAGCCGCGAGCCTCAGTTTCTCGGCGAAGAGAGGCAGGCCGAGGTACGTCTGCGGGAAGCCCTCCACACGACATTGGAGCACATCTTGGATCTCGACCAACAGCGGGGGAGGAACGTGCATGGGCACCAGCGTGCTTTTCTGGAAGTTGATGCGAAGCCCTGTCCCGCTCCAAACTGTTCGAGCAGCAGCCGTAGGCGACGAGCCGCGGCGGCGTCCGCACGCAGGATGATGAGCGTGTCGTCCGCATATTTGAGGATGGGGCATGGAGCGCCATCGACGATGGGGTGCTGGAGCGCGCCGTCGCGCTGCACCAGCCGCTGCAGCACGTCGGCCACGAGCAGACACAGGTACGGCGACAGCGGGTCCCCCTGCCGGAGCCCGCGCATGAGCTTGATCCACTTGCCGGGGATGCCATTGAGCAGGATAGCGGAGCGGGAGGAGGCGAAGAGGTCGTCCATCCAGTCACACCACAGCTTGGGGAAGCCTCGGGCAAGCATCACTTTGCGCAGGCTCGCCCAATTGACCGAGTCGAAAGCTTTGGCGAAGTCGAGCTTGAGGACGACACTGGGCGCGCGGCGGCGGAAGCAGGTTTGCACAAGCTCCGTCGCGTAGACGAAGGTCTCGGAGATGCTCCGACAGGCGAGAAAGCCAGTTTGGTCGACGTCGATCAGCCGCCCGATCTGACGCTACAGCCGTATGGTGAGGGTTTTGCACAACGTCTTGATGCTGCATTTTTGAAGAGAGACCGGCCTGAACGAGCCCGGCGACAGGCACCCCGCCGTCTTCGGCAGCAGCACAATGTGGGATCGGTTGATTCGCTCCAGCTCCGCCGCGCGGGAATGGAATTTTTCAAAAAGCCGTAGCAGGCTGCCACGGACTGTGGCCCATGTCGCACGGTAGAAGGACGGCCCAAACCCGTCCGGGCCAGCAGCGCTGGAGCAGTCGAGGGAGTGCAGGGCAGACTCCACTTCTTGGGCCGAAAAGGGCCCAACAAGGGCGTCCCCGTCCACGGCGCGGTTGTTGGCGTAGAGTTCATCGACATCAAATTCCCAGACCGCGTCGGAGGCGCGGCCGAGGAGCTCGCCGTAGAAGGAGTGGAGAGCAGCCGCTTTTGCCTCGTGGGAGACAATGACCGCCCCGTCAACGTCAAGCGAGCGGATGGAATTGCGATGCATCCGCTGCGACGCACGGGCATGGAAGAACCGGGTGTTTTCGTCTCCCTCCACAATGGCACGAAATTTCTCGCGCTGCTTCCAATGGGCAGCGCGCTCCAGGATCAGCCGCTCCAAAGTGTCCATGCACAACACACGCAAAGCCAGCTCCTCCGCCGAAAGAGGCCGAGTCTCTTCAAACAGGTCAAGAAGATCGATGACaaaagtgaaggagatatgccctagaggcaataataaagtggttattatttatatctttatgtttatgataaatgtttatatgtcatgctataattgtattaaccgaaacattagtacatgtgtgatatgtagacaaacaaagagtccctagtatgcctcttaactagcttgttaattaatggatgattagtttcataatcatgaacattggatgttattaataacaaggttatatcattgtatgaatgatgtaatggacacacccaattaagcgtagcagaagatctcgtcattaagttatttgctataagctttcgatacatagttacctagtccttatgaccatgagatcatttaaatcacttataccggaaaggtactttgattacaccaaacgccactgcgtaaatgggtggttataaaggtgggattaagtatccggaaagtatgagttgaggcatatggatcaacagtgggatttgtccatcccgatgacggatagatatactctgggccctctcggtggaatgtcgtctaatgtcttgcaagcatatgaataagttcataagagaccacataccacggtacgagtaaagagtacttgtcaggagacgaggttgaacaaggtatagagtgataccgaagatcaaacctcggacaagtaaaatatcgcgtgacaaagggaattggtatcgtatgtgaatggttcattcgatcactaaagtcatcgttgaatatgtgggagccattatggatatccagatcccgctattggttattggttggagtgagtactcaaccatgtccgcatagttcacgaaccgtagggtgacacacttaaagttggatgttgaaatggtagaacttgaatatggaatggagttcgaatatttgttcggagtcccggatgagatcccggacatcacgaggagttccggaatggtccggagaataagattcatatataggatgtcattttatgtgaattaaaatgatccggaaggttctatggaaggttctagaaggttctagaaaagtccggaagaaaccaccaaggaaggtggagtcccggagggactccacctccatggccggccaaccctagtggggaggagtcccaagtggactccccctatgggggccggccacccccccccccccccacatggaaggggggaatcccaccccaagtgggattcccaccttgggtaggtttccctatcacatggaaggttttgggttcgggtcttattcggagacttgtagtccaacacttggggcttccacctatataatgaggggccaaggggagggggccggacaccctaaaaccacaacctggccgccccccttgagaggccggccaccccctcccaaaccctagccgccccctctcctccataagctcccgcacgcttagcgaagctccgccggagttctccaccgccaccgacaccacgccgtcgtgctgtcggattcaagaggagctactacttctgctgcccgctggaacgggaggtggacgtcgtcttcatcaacaaccgaacgtgtgaccgagtacggaggtgctgcccgttcgtggcgccggtgatcaagatcttctacgcgcttttgcaagcggcaagtgaacgtctaccgcagcaacaagagcctcatcttgtaggctttggaatctcttcaagggtgagactcgataatcccctcgttgctaccgtcttctagattgcatcttggcttggattgcgtgttcgcggtaggaatttttttgttttctatgcaacgttatcctgcagtggtatcagagccgtgtctatgcatagatggttgcacgagtagaacacaatggttttgtgggcgttgatgctcttgttatctttagtttgagtactttgcatctttgtggcatagtgggatgaagcggctcggactaactttacatgaccgcgttcatgagacttgttcctcgttcgacatgcaacttgtattgcataagaggctttgcgggtgtctgtctctcctactatagtgaagattcaatttactcttctattgaaaacattagtatcaacgttgtggttcatgttcgtaggtagattagatctctctcaaaaaccctaaaccacgtaaaatatgcataccaaattagagacgtctaacttgtttttgcaaggtttggtgatgtgatatggccataatgtgatgatgaatatgtatgagatgatcattattgtattgtggcaaccggcaggagccttatggttgtctttaaatttcatgttgagtagtatttcaaagtagttgtaatagttgctacatggaggacaatcatgaagacggcgccattgaccttgacgctacgccgacgatgatggagatcatgcccgaagatgatggagatcatgtccgtgctttggagatgaagatcaaaggcgcaaagacaaaagggccatatcatatcacatatgaactgcatgtgatgttaatccttttatgcatcttattttgcttagatcgcgacggtagcattataagatgatccctcactaaaatctcaagataatgaagtgttcatccttagtagcaccgttgccaagacttttcgtttcgaagcatctcgtgatgatcgggtgtgatagaatcaacaagtgcatacaacgggtgcaagacagttttgcacatgcggatactaaggtggccttgacgagcctagcatgtacagacatggtctcggaacacgtgataccgaaaggtagagcatgaatcatatggttgatatgatgaacactttgagtgttcgccattgaaatcacacattgtctcgtgatgatcggacataggtgcggtggatttggttcgtgtgatcactaagacaatgcgagggatattgttttgagtgggagttcacctagatttttaattatgttgaattaaaatttgaactcaatttgtcataaacttagtctaaacttttgcaaatatatgttgtagagatggcgtccccaatcaattttaatcagttcctagagaaagagaaacttaagagcaacggtagcaacttcaccgactggttccgtcatgtgaggatcttcctctctggcggaaatctgcaatatgtgcttgatgcaccgctaggtgaccctcctgcagaaactgaaaccgatgaagtaaaagctgtttacgagactcgaaaaactcggtactctcaagttcagtgtgccatcctatgcagtctggaatccgatcttcaaaaacgttttgagcaccacgatcctcatgagttgatgaaagagctgaaagctatttttgagactcattgatacgtccaatttgcatcactattttatatcataatttgctgttattcattgatatatttcatattgggacacaatacttatgttatctcatctattttgcatgtttcatcattattggaggatcaagcaccggagccaggattctgctggaaaaagcaccgtcagaacgcaatatttcggaagatcaactgtgggaggaaattataccaaaaatcctatttttcaagatgacgaaggaagcaagaaggaggggccaggaggacccagggtgggcccacaccctagggcggcgcggcccatgccctggccgcgccgccatgtggtttggggggcccacgacccctttcgcctccttttctgcgcgaaatccttcgtcccgaaaacctaagccacagagggtacctcgcgaagagttacaaccgcctctgcggggcggagaacaccagagagaaaagagctctccggcgggcaggaatccgccggggaaattccctccgggagggggaaatcgacgccatcatcaccgtcatcgagctggacatcatcgccatcaccatcatcatcatctccaccatcatcaccgccgtctccaccgctggacaccatcaccgccgtagcaatttgggtttgatcttgattgtttgataggggaaactctcccggtatcgatctctacttgttgttgatgctattgagtgaaaccattgaaccaagtttatgttcagattgttattcatcatcatatcacctctgatcatgttccatatgatgtctcgtgagtagttcgtttagttcttgaggacatgggtgaagtctaaatgttagtagtgaactatggttgagtaatattcaatggtatgatatttaagttgtggtgttattcttctagtggtgtcatgtgaacgtcgactacatgacacttcaccatttatgggcctaggggaatgcatcttgtattcgtttgctaattgcggggttgccggagtgacagaaacctaaaccccgttggtatatcgatgcagggagggatcgcaggatctcagagtttaaggctgtggttagatttattcttaattactttcttgtagttgcggatgcttgcaaggggtataatcacaagtatgtattagtcctaggaagggcggtacattagcataggttcacccacacagcacttatcataacaatgaagattatttagtcgtatgtagcgaaagcactagactaaaatcccgtgtgtcctcgagaacgtttggtcattataagtaaacaaaccggcttgtcctttgtgctaaaaaggattgggccactcgctgcaattattactctcgcactttacttactcgtactttattcaactgttacaccaaaaccccctgaatacttgtctgtgagcatttacaagaatccttcatcgaaaccgcttgtcaacaccttctgctcctcgttgggatcgacattcttacttatcgaagatactacgatacacccctatacttgtgggtcatcaagactattttctccggcgccgttgtcggagtgaagcgctattggtaagtggaattggtaaggaaaaccttacttgttgtgctgattttatttctgcactcgctataagtcattatggagagatcttctcttcaatttttatttgggaaatctactactactgcaacggtagtggatgaggcgccaggtgaggaagtgataccatataaaatacctatgaaaattattgaacgtgttatggataaccgctatgaaggggatggaactgtccaccccggtgatcatttactgtttttgcatgaattatgcgggttattcaaatgtgcaggtattgctatggatgaagtgaggaagaaactattctctttatcgctgtctggtaaggcggcgcattggtataaattactggataatggggattctcttgaatggaatgatattgtgccccggttttattctaagttctatcctccaagtgaaattcataaggatcggaatcgcatatataatttttggcctcatgatggagagagtattgcccaagcttgggggagattgaagtctttaatgctcaaatgccccattcatgagcttctggtaatgttattattgataatttctatgcaagactttcttttcaagacaagaccttgctggatacttcttgttacggatcatttacacgcaacaaagaagagtttaaaagggaccttcttgatcggatccaagaaaatacgaaggttgggagaacgacaaggatagagaatcaggtataatttatgattataaatgcattgaagcttttatggatcttgataaatttcgtaatatgagtgctacatatggtcttgattctcaagttctttgtaaatctttataaagcttttgcctctcattatgaattgcctaagaagaattttgataagtatcatgaaccgtataaagataaaattgattcatctattaataaatgcgttgtagttgaagctgctgatcatgttattctgaagcttatattgaaaaaactcctttccctgctaaaatgaaggagtactgttataaatagtgcggttcataaaagtgaaaagaaacctatagaacccgaagaacaaataaaagttgaacctttgttgcaataattaaagatcttgtgactgaaaatgtggaggatggtcatattattttctgtgaagatgcttctaatattgtttcacatcctaataaacccaaacaagctagtgttcctatgctatctgttagaattggtgatcattgctattatggattatgtgatattggtgcaagtgttagtgctattccgtatgagctttacacggagattatgcacgaaattgattcttgtgaacttgaagatattgatgtggttattcagctggctaatagagaaactatttctccaattggtattgttcgagatgtggaagttttatgcggtaagattaaatatcctgctgactttttggtacttggttctgctgctagtgattattgtcctattatttttggtagaccttttctaaatacttgtggagctattatagattgtaagaaagagaaaattttgactaaatttgctggtgaatcttatgagtttaacttctctaaatttactaaaactccttataaagctgatttgcctagtaatgattttaaaatggagcaatgtgcatctattgttcttgttcctaataatcctttgcagcaacatttggaggatagcgagagtgaagtttttaggaaagaaagagatgagctcgaggaaatttttcttcgccaacctattcttaagcatgatttaccggttgaagatttgggtacaacaccgccaccaaaggaagatcctgtttttgatttaaagcctttacctgataatcttaaatatgctcatattgatgataagaaaatatatcctgttattattagttctaagctttcagagattgaggaagaaaggttattggaaatattgaagaagcaccgaggagctattggttacactcttgatgatttgaaagggatttctccttctatttgccaacatgctattaatatggaagatgatgcaaagcctgttgttgaacatcagcgtcgtctaattccgaagatgaaggaagtggtaaggaatgaggtattaagacttcttgaagctggtattatatatcccatTGCTGATAGtatatgggttagtcctgtgcattgcgttcccaagaaaggaggaatgactgttgtgccaaatgataatgatgagctcatccctcaaagagtagttgtagggtatagaatgtgcattgattttcgaaaagttaataaagttactaagaaagatcattaccctttaccatttattgatcaaatgctagaaagattgtctaaaaatactcatttttgctttcttgatggttattctgggttttcacaaattgctgttaaagctaaagatcaagagaaaaccactttcacttgtccctatggaacttatgcttatagacgtatgccttttggtttatgtaatgctcctgctacttttcaaagatgcatgtctgctatttttcatggtttttgtgaaagtattgtagaggtattcatggatgatttttccgtctacgggaattcttttgatagttgtttgcgaaaccttgataaagttttgcagagatgtgaagaaactaaccttgttcttaattgggagaaatgccactttatggttaatgaaggaattgtattgggacataaaatttctgagagaggtattgaagttgatagagctaaagttgaagcaattgagaaaatgccctatccgagggatgttaaaggtattcgtagtgttcttggtcatgctgggttttataggagatttattaaagatttctccaagatttcaaagcctcttactaatcttcttcaaaaagatgtaccatttgtttttgatgatgattgtaaggaagcttttgaaactcttaagaaagccttaacaagctgctcctatagttgaacctccgattggaacttaccctttgagattatgtgtgatgctagtgattttctttgtaggcatgttcttggacagcgagtagataaaaaactgaatgttattcattatgctagtaaaactcttgatgctgctcaaagaaattatgctacgactgaaaaagaattattagctgtagtctttgcttgtgataaatttagatcttatattgttgattcaaaagttactattcatactgatcatgctgcaattagataccttatgacaaagaaagatgctaagcctaggcttattagatgggtacttcttttgcaagaatttgatttacatattgtagataggaaaggtgctgataatcctgttgctgataatttgtctagattggaaaatattgcttatgatccattCCTcaagttaatgatagttttccaaatgaacaattggctgtaataaaggtgagctcgcgagacagtccttggtatgctgattatgctaactttattgtttccaagtacttgcctccaaccttttcagctcagcaaaggaggaaattcttttatgacttgaggcattatttctgggatgacccacacttatataaagaag
Coding sequences within it:
- the LOC127340270 gene encoding uncharacterized protein, producing MSSSLTALTFVVTNVYAPADHSLTPLFLEELESLGPPFKDLPWMIVGDFNLLRCPTDKNNPNFDLSLANAFNDSIRSLALFELPLLDRLYTWSNKRETPTLARLDRALFNQAWNLALPNSSLSSLPRPTSDHVPLLVTASTKNPRAACFRFKNSWLKTPFSSPLLFLPRTVLRPSLTLLVISLPALRHISFTFVIDLLDLFEETRPLSAEELALRVLCMDTLERLILERAAHWKQREKFRAIVEGDENTRFFHARASQRMHRNSIRSLDVDGAVIVSHEAKAAALHSFYGELLGRASDAVWEFDVDELYANNRAVDGDALVGPFSAQEVESALHSLDCSSAAGPDGFGPSFYRATWATVRGSLLRLFEKFHSRAAELERINRSHIVLLPKTAGCLSPGSFRPRQIGRLIDVDQTGFLACRSISETFVYATELVQTCFRRRAPSVVLKLDFAKAFDSVNWASLRKVMLARGFPKLWCDWMDDLFASSRSAILLNGIPGKWIKLMRGLRQGDPLSPYLCLLVADVLQRLVQRDGALQHPIVDGAPCPILKYADDTLIILRADAAAKSTLVPMHVPPPLLVEIQDVLQCRVEGFPQTYLGLPLFAEKLRLAAFLPLIAKVDKYLSGWRALLLSPGGRIVLLNAVLDALPTFAMGALELPPGVTTALDRLRRAFLWAATDRVTGAKCLVAWEWVCRSKEEGGLGVRSLPAQNACLLTKLLHHLHCAPEESWPRWVWRSLDGLPLDDAARSTSLSGTHWTSLLRLLPLYRAISRVAVRDGKRTSFWRDHWLPLGTLESAMPELFSHCSYPSATVRHVLDAGLDSTLVARLSATAARQRETLLPILSRVMLTDGADSRSLPLCARGERLSTSSLYRLCTDDGVRDEHHPFVWCNSAPARVRFFAWLLVRGRIQCRSNLLRKGILDEHDSLCPIYDGPIETPDHIMFGCEFACRFWSLLGADAAATHKVTEASTCPLPPSAPAGSATTLRLLCLWHLWKHRNGVVFNGLAPSLSLVRKNCREDAVLWRARLPMEQRADVDLWLTYLLPVLFLA